TCCGAGTACGTAGCGGTGCACGTGCTGGCGCGAAGCAATCAGGTCCTGGCCAAACTGTTCGGCAACCAAACGGGTGATGAGGACGAGCTGAACAAGTTCGAGCACTGCTCCTGGCGCAGCGGACCTGCGGGTATGCCGATTCTGGATGATGCGGTCGCATGGTTCGTCGGCCGGATGGCGAGTTGGAGCGAAGTCGGTGATCATGTGGCCTTCCTGTTGGAGCCGGTCGCCGTATGGGCTCCCGAGTTCTCCGAGGATCTGCTTTACCTGTCCGACATCGACGACCTCGACCTTGGCCACGAGCCCGACGGCGGGATCGCCGGCAGGAAACTGCGCGACGAGCCGCGCCGATACGGCGTCGTCAGGTTCACGCTCGACGGCTTCTAACCCGGCACGGCCGGCGCGGCCCGCATCGTCGCCCGGCTGGGTTTGATTGCCGGGCTCCTCCTCGGGCCACTGCGCGGCCCGCATCGTCGCCCGGCTGGGTTTGATTGCCGGGCTCCTCCTCGGGCCACTGCGCGGCCCGCATCGTCGCCCGGCTGGGTTTGATTGCCGGGCTCCTCCTCGGGCCACTGCGCGGCCCGCATCGTCGCCCGGCTACGTCTTGTCGTCGTTGTTGCGCGGGAAGCCGCCACCCTGCGGGAACAACGGGAACACGACATCGTCGAGCTTCTCGGCGTCGCCGGCGGTCCTGTTGACGGTCGCCCCCCAAACGTTGCCGTCCGGCGACATCCGCAACGCCCACGCATGCGCATGAGTGTCCTTACGGACGACGTCGGGTTCGCCGGTCACCGCACCGGTCGACGGCGCGAGCCGGACGGCCACCGTCAGCTTGGTGTTGATCAGGTTGACCAGCACGGTGCCGTCCATGGCCGCACACCCGGCCACGCCGGGCTTGTCCGGCCAGGTCCACACCGTGGAGACCTCCGAATTCTTGGTGATGCGCTGCAACCGGTCCGCCGTTGGAGTGCGGTCAACGACATACATCGAGCCATCGACGGGATCGATGCACAAACCGCCCGCGGAGCCGATGCCCGACAGCGCGGTGGTCGGTGGCGCCTGGCCGATGGTGGTGGGCTGTTCAATGCGTAGGACCTTGCCGGCCAGCGATTGGGGATCGGCGGCCAGCGCCGGGTTGCCCGCATCCCCGGTCATCACGACCAGCGTGGTGGGGCTGGTGAAGATCAGCGCCCCGGTGTTACCAACAGCGCCTTTCGGGATCCCGGTCAGGATGTCCTTGGGTATGTCACCGTCGGCCACTCGCACGATCCGGTTGTCGGTGGGCGTGCTGATGTAGGCGTACATCAGCCGGTCTTGTGAGTAGGTGGGCGACAGCACGATGTCCATCAAGCCCCCGTCACCGGACGGATCCACGGGGATCACCGTCTTCACCTTCGGCTCGGCGCTGATGGAGATCTCCTTGACGGCACCGGTGATGCGCTCGGCCACCAGTGCGGTCTTACTGTCGATGCCCATGATCAGGCCGCTGGTGCTCTCCAGGCAGCCTTGCATCACCCCTGGTGCCGGACATTCCTTGGGGAACGGCACCGGGGGCAACGGCGGCGGTGGGGGCGGCGTCGAGCTGGGCGGGGGCCGAAGTTCCGGGTCGGTGGTGAACGGCTGCGACTGGGCGTCGTTGAACCGTGCGCAGCCGCTCGATACCAGCACTGCCGCGCACAGCGCAGCGAGCCCGGCTCGAACCGACCGGTTTGTCCACATGACCGACAGGCTACGGACATAGTGGGCACGGCCGCCACATGCCGTCCCACCGCCTGCCTCGGGTTCTCGGTGTTGTAGCTACGCGCACGGCCGGTCGGGACGGCCAGTTTGGGGCTTTTGGTGGGCATGTCGCGGTCCAAGTGCGGATTGCCTGGCGAAAGCGCCGCTCAAATCCCCAATTCAGGTCTAAATGCCCTTACCCTGACACGGGTGACCAGTTCGCATGACTCACATTGGCAGCGGCCGGACGATTCGGCGGGGCCAAACCCCGGACGGCCCGTCACGGCAAGCCTGGTCGACCCCGAAGACGACCTGACGCCGGCCAAATATTCGGGGGACTTCGGCAGCGGAACCACCACCGTCATCCCGCCCTACGACGCTACCAACTCCGGTGTCGTCAGCTCCGGCTACAACCTGGTCGACGCCGCCGAGCCGTTGCCCTACGTCCAGTCGCAGCCGGGCCGTCAGGTACCGGCGGTACCTGCCGCGATCGATATGGACGACGAGGAGCGGATACGCGCGGCGGGTCGGCGCGGCACCCAGAATCTCGGTCTGCTGATGTTGCGGGTCGGTCTGGGTGCGGTCCTGATCGCCCACGGGCTGCAGAAGTTGTTCGGCTGGTGGGACGGCCAGGGACTGAACGGGTTCAAGAACTCGCTGTCCGACATTGGTTACCAACACGCCGAGATCCTCGCGTATGTGGGCGCCGGTGGCGAGATCGTCGCGGGGGTGCTGCTGGTGTTGGGGCTGTTCACTCCGCTGGCCGCCGCTGGTGCGCTGGCCTTTCTGATCAACGGCCTACTCGCCGGTATCTCAGCACAGCATTCGCGGCCGTTCGCGTACTTCCTGCAGGACGGGCATGAATACCAGATCGCCCTGCTCGTGATGGCCGCCGCCGTCATTTTGAGCGGTCCCGGCCGCTACGGCCTGGACGCGGGCCGTGGCTGGGCCCAACGGCCGTTCATCGGGTCATTCGTAGCGCTGCTGGGGGGCATCGCGGCCGGCATAGCGATATGGGTGCTGCTCAATGGTGTGAATCCGCTAGCCTGAGCGAGCTCATCGGTACGGGTTGGGAACTCGCCCCGAACTGGCTTCGGTCAGCTGTGGCAAGGTCGCGAACGTCACCGCGGGCAGGCGCAGTTCTGCGCCGTTCTTGAGCCGGGCGCGTGCCCAGGAACCTCTGTTGAACCGCAGCCCGTCGATGTCCTCCCAGCGCACCGCTTGGCTACCCAGCAGCGTCCGTACGGTCACGCCTCGGTCGTCGGCGACGGTGCGTAGCCGGATGATCAAGGCCGACAACACCCCGGGAATGGCGAGCAGCGGAGCGCTCGCCGGCCAGGTCAGCACCGGCACCAGCAGGCACAGGATGAGGAATCCAACGGCGAAATGCGCCATCGGCGACACCTTGACCACTACCGGCGATCTCGCGGGAGTGGGGGCAGCAGACCCAGTAGCCACCCAAGCATCATTTCACCTTCGCGCCCGGGCGCAGATCTCGCGCGGCCGCGCGGGCGGGTGTGTGTTCCTGGCCACGGCCCCGCAACCGGCATCGGATTTGACGGCTGACCTGTGCGAAGGCTACCGTCGGACGCTATGGATACCGCCGGAAAGCCCGGAATGCTCGTAGTAATTAGTCGGCGCGTTGGTGCCTGACTAGCCCAATCGAGCACCAACGCGACCCTCGTGCAGCAGCTGAGCTGACGGGGGTTTTTTGTTGCCCACCAGCGAGACTAAGAGGACACAGTGAGCGCACCCACCAAGCCACCCGCCGAGTCACCGGGGCCGGCGTCCGCGCCGGGGCCGCACGACGCGGCCAACGGCGCGCCAGAAGCCGCGAAGCCCGCCGCGAAAGCACCTGGGGGCCACCCGAAGCGGGTTGCACCACAGCAACTTACCGGCGCGCAGTCGGTAATCCGGTCGTTGGAGGAACTCGACGTCGACGTCATCTTCGGAATCCCGGGCGGTGCCGTTCTGCCCGTGTATGACCCGCTGTTCGATTCGCAACAGCTGCGCCACGTGCTGGTCCGCCACGAGCAGGGGGCCGGTCACGCCGCCAGCGGCTACGCGCATGCCACCGGCCGGGTCGGAGTGTGCATGGCGACGTCGGGTCCCGGAGCGACCAACCTGGTGACGCCGCTGGCCGACGCGCAGATGGACTCGATTCCGGTGGTCGCGATCACCGGTCAGGTCGGGCGTGGACTGATCGGGACCGATGCCTTCCAGGAGGCCGACATCTCGGGTATCACCATGCCGATCACCAAACACAACTTCCTGGTCCGCTCCGGCGACGAAATTCCCCGGGTGCTGGCCGAGGCCTTCCATATCGCGGCTTCGGGGCGCCCGGGTGCGGTGCTGGTCGATATCCCCAAGGACGTGCTTCAGGGCCAGTGCACGTTCAGCTGGCCGCCGCGAATGGACCTGCCCGGTTACAAGCCGAACACCAAGCCGCACAGCCGGCAGGTCCGCGAGGCCGCCAAGATGATCGCGGCCGCGCGCAAGCCGGTGTTGTACGTCGGCGGCGGCGTCATTCGCGGCGAGGCGACCGAGCAGCTCCGGGAGTTGGCCGAGCTGACCGGCATCCCGGTGGTCACCACGCTGATGGCCCGGGGGGCGTTTCCGGACAGCCACCGGCAGAACTTGGGCATGCCCGGCATGCACGGCACGGTGGCCGCCGTGGCGGCGCTGCAGCGCAGCGACTTGCTGATCGCGCTCGGCACCCGCTTTGACGACCGGGTGACCGGAAAGCTGGACTCATTCGCTCCTGAAGCCAAGGTCATCCACGCCGACATCGACCCGGCCGAGATCGGTAAGAACCGGCACGCCGATGTGCCGATCGTCGGCGACGTCCAGGCTGTGATCATCGAACTGATCGCGATGCTGCGCCACTACGAGATTCCCGGCAATATCGACATGGCTGACTGGTGGGGGTATCTGGACGGCGTTCGAGCCACGTATCCGCTGAGTTACGGGCCGCAAAGCGATGGCAGCCTGGGCCCGGAGTACGTGATCGAGAAACTGGGTGAGATCGCCGGCCCGGACGCCATCTACGTCGCCGGTGTCGGCCAGCATCAGATGTGGGCGGCGCAGTTCATCACCTACGACAAGCCGCGCAGCTGGCTGAATTCCGGCGGGCTGGGCACCATGGGGTTCGCCATCCCGGCGGCGATGGGCGCCAAGGTCGCCCGCCCGGATGCCGAGGTCTGGGCGATCGACGGCGATGGTTGCTTCCAGATGACCAACCAAGAGCTGGCCACCTGTGCGATCGAGGGCATACCGATCAAGGTGGCGCTGATCAACAACGGCAACCTGGGCATGGTGCGGCAGTGGCAGAGCCTGTTCTACCAAGAGCGCTACTCGCAGACGGACCTGGCCACTCACTCGCACCGCATCCCCGATTTCGTGAAGCTGGCCGAGGCGCTAGGTTGCGTCGGATTGCGGTGCGAGCGTGAAGAGGACGTTGTCGACGTGATCAACCAGGCCAGGGCGATCAACGACCGCCCGGTGGTGATCGACTTCATCGTCGGCGCCGACGCACAGGTGTGGCCGATGGTGGCCGCCGGCACCAGCAATGACGAGATCCAGGCCGCCCGCGGCATTCGCCCATTGTTCGACGACGAAAGTGAAGGGCACGCCTGATGCGCGACGAGGAGGAGCGGCGCATATGAGTGGATCGCCGACCACACACACTTTGTCGGTGCTGGTCGAAGACAAACCCGGTGTGCTCGCGCGGGTCGCGGCGTTGTTCTCCCGGCGCGGTTTCAACATCGAGTCGCTTGCCGTGGGCGCCACCGAGCAGAAGCACATGTCGCGTATGACCATCGTGGTCTCCGCCGAGGAGACTCCGCTCGAACAGGTCACCAAGCAGCTCAACAAGTTGATCAACGTCATCAAAATCGTTGAGCAGGACGACGAAAACTCGGTGGCCCGGGAGTTGGCGCTGATCAAGGTGCGGGCCGACGCGGGTACCCGCAGCCAGGTCATCGAAGCGGTGAACCTGTTCCGCGCTAAGGTGATTGACGTATCCCCGGAGTCGCTGACCGTTGAGGCCACCGGCAACCACGGCAAGCTCGAGGCGCTGTTGCGCGTACTGGAGCCGTTCGGTATCCGCGAAATCGCCCAGTCCGGAATGGTGTCGCTGTCGCGCAGCCCACGCGGTATGGGTACCGCAAAGTAACAGACCCGAAAAGAAGAAGGAGAAGTTCAACCGTGGCATTAGAGATGTTCTACGACGACGACGCAGACCTCGCGATCATCGGAGGCCGCAAGGTCGGCGTAATCGGTTACGGAAGCCAGGGGCACGCGCATTCGCTGAGCCTGCGCGACTCCGGTGTGCAGGTGCGCGTCGGGCTAAAGGAGGGTTCGAAGTCCCGGCCCAAGGTCGAAGAGCAGGGCCTGGACGTCGACACGCCGGCGCGAGTGGCCGCCTGGGCTGATGTGATCATGCTGCTGGCCCCCGACACGGCCCAGGCGGAGATCTTCACCAGCGACATCGAGCCGAACCTGAAGCCCGGTGACGCGTTGTTCTTCGGTCACGGACTCAACATCCACTTCGGCTTGATCAAGCCGCCCGCCGATGTCACCGTCGCGATGGTGGCCCCGAAGGGGCCCGGCCACCTGGTGCGTCGCCAGTTCGTCGACGGCAAGGGCGTGCCTTGCCTGATCGCCGTCGACCAGGACCCGACCGGCAAGGGCGAGGCGCTGACGCTGTCCTACGCCAAGGCAATCGGCGGCACCCGGGCCGGAGTCATCAAGACCACCTTCAAGGACGAGACCGAAACCGACCTCTTCGGTGAGCAGGCCGTCTTGTGCGGTGGCACCGAGGAATTGGTGAAGGCCGGTTTCGAGGTGATGGTCGAGGCGGGCTATCCGCCCGAGATGGCGTACTTCGAGGTGCTGCACGAGCTCAAACTGATCGTCGACCTGATGTATGAGGGTGGCATCGCCCGGATGAACTACTCGGTGTCCGACACCGCGGAGTTCGGCGGATATCTCTCGGGTCCGCGCGTAATCGATGCCCGCACCAAGGAGCGGATGCGCGACATCCTGCGGGAAATCCAGGACGGTACCTTCGTCAAGAAGCTGGTCGCCAACGTCGAGGGTGGCAACCAGCAGCTCGAGGAGTTGCGCAAGCAAAACGCCGAGCATTCCATCGAGGTCACCGGCAAGAAGCTGCGTGATCTGATGAGCTGGGTCGACCGTCCCATCACCGAGACCGCGTAGCGGGGGCCATCGCGAAACTGTGGTTACCGAGAGAGTTTTCGGCGTGTCGCGTTCGCAGGTCGGATCACGCGGCGGCTCGTAGCACGAGGACAGTTGTCGGTTTTGCTGAGACCGCAGCGGCGGCGATGATCCTGGGTCGTGGTCAAAGACCCAGGATTTGTCGCTTCTTTGCCGAGAACTCCTCCTCGGTGAGAATTCCGGAATCGCGCAGATCGGCAAGTTTTCTGATCTCGTCGGCCTGCGACGGTGGGGCGTGAAGTGTGGTTGCCGCAGAGAGCCGAGCCAGATCCGATTGAATCGCCGCGATGATCGGAGCTACCCGGGTCGGCTTGATTTGATGAAAATCCGTAGTGATGCCACCCGCGCCGGTCACCTCGATGGTGCCCTGTCCCCAGGTCGTGCGTTGAACTAGGCCAGAGATGTTGGTGAGCAGTATCTGCTCAGTCGCCGTAGTGAAACCGCGAGCGTGGACGAATAGTAGGCGCTGATCGCTGACAATCAGTACGCCCCAGTCATTGTTTCTCCCTTGAACGCGCCGTGTCTGCGTCGCGGCGATCACGCGCTCGTCGGGCCGAAGCATGTCATTGGCGGTTTGCCAGCTTTTCTTGTATCCGAACGTCAGGTCTTCTTGTGCGACCGCCCTTGCGAGGTCAGCTCTCAGGTCATCAGGAATCTTGGACAACGTGGCTCCTTGATTTCATCGCCGCCAACAGGATAGCCAGGTGAGCGCTGGTGTCTCGACCAAGTGTCTCGGTGCGCGCATTCGGCCCCGAAACTGTAGTTACCGAGGCCGCTTTCGGCGTGTCGTCACGGTAACTACAGTGTCGCGGTGCGTTCGGCGACTTTCACCACCCGGCGGGCCAGGTGGTCGAGGGCATTGGCGGTGGCCGAGTCGATCTCGGTGATGTTGTCGCGGTTGGCGACCAGGCCAACCCCGTAGGGGTTGCCGTCGATGAACTTGAGTGGATCGGTGTACCCGGGCGGCACCAGAATTCCTCCCCAGTGCATCAGCGAGAGATAGAGGCTGACGAGGGTGGTCTCCTGGCCGCCGTGCGGGGATTCCGACGACGTCCACGCCGCGTAGACCTTGTCGGCCAGCTTGCCCTGCGCCCACAAACCGCCGAGCGAGTCCATGAATGTCTGGAATTGCGATGTCGTGGAACCGAAGCGGGTAGGAGAGCCGAATATCACCGCATCGGCCCAGACGATGTCCTCACCGGTGGCCGCGGGTAGATCCTTGGTTGCTTCGTAGTTTGCCGTCCACGCGGGGTTCTGCGCGAACGACGCTGGGTCGCGGGTTTCGGCGACATGGCGTACCCGGACGTCGGCGCCTGCGGATTCGGCCGCCGCGGCGACATGCTTGGCCATCGTGGTGCCGTGACCGGTGGCCGAGTAGTAGATGACCGCGAGTTTCGTCATGGCGCCAGCTTAGGCATCTCAGTGATCCCGAATTCTCGGCGCAACAATGTCCGGGCGGCGTAGTAGCCGGACATGCCGTGCACTCCAGCGCCGGGCGGGGTGGCCGCTGAACACAGGTACACCTTGGGTATCGGTGTGCGCCAAGGGTTTAGCCGCGGGGTCGGGCCGGCGATCGAACGCCACACCGAATTGGCGCCCACCGTGATGTCGCCGCCGACGTAGTTGGCATTGTGCTCGGCCATACGCGCGGCGGGCACGCTGCGGGCCGCCACCACGATATCGCGGAAACCCGGCGCAAACCGTTCGACGACGGCGGTCACCACTTCCGTCGCATCGAGGGCGGACCCTGACGGCACATGTGCATAGGTCCAAAACGGGCGGCGACCGCCGGGATCGATGCGGCCGCGATCGGCAAGATGCGGAACGGCGGCCAGCACCATGGGCCACTGCGCGTGGCGCCCGGCCGCGACGTCCGCCTCGGCTCTTGCCATCTGCGCACGGGTGCCCCCGAGATGAAGGGTCGGCGCCTGCGCGAGCCGGGGGTCCGACCACGGGATCTCGTCACTGAGCACAAAGTCCACCTTGGCTACGCCAGATCCAAATCGGTAGCGGCGCAAGGCGCTAGCGTATCGATGCGGAATCGTCTCGCCGTATATCCGCAGCAGCGCGGTCGGGGCCGTGTCGAAGACGACGACACCGCTGGGTGGCTCGGTGATATCAAGGCCGGCGGTGAGTTCACCACCGTGCGCGCGCAGGTCGGCGACCAACGCGTCGACGATCGCCTGGCTGCCGCCCAACGGAATCGGCCAGCCGACCGTATGGGCGAGGGTGGCCAGCATCAGCCCGGCGCCCGCTGACGCCAATGATGGCAACGGCGAAATCGCGTGGGCGGCAACGCCGGTGAACAGCGCACGAGCGTCCTCGCCAACCAGCGACCGCCACGCTGGGGTGCCTTGCGCCAGCACCCGAGATCCCAGCCGCATGACAGGGAGTATCGAGGCGGGAACAGAACGCTTATCGCCGAGCAGAAATGCCACGACCGCGCCGGAATCCGCCACCAGTGGACCGAGCAGGCGCCGCCACGACGCGCCCCTGTCCAACTCGGAGCAGGTGCGCAGCAAATCGCGGTAGGCGATCGCTGCGGGTCGGCCCGGCAGCGGGTTGGCGTAGGCGATCTCTGGTACCGCCAGTGTTACGCCGCGTGCGGGCAGGTCGAATTCGGCGAAGAACGGTGATGCCAGTGCCAGTGGGTGAACCGCCGCGCAGACGTCGTGCAAAACGTCGGGGTATTCGAAATCGGGCGCGGTGCGAGCGCCGCCGCCGAAGGTCGGCTGGGCCTCGACGACCTGCACTTTCAGGCCCGCGCGGGCGCAGATAACGGCCGTCGAGAGCCCGTTGGGTCCGCTGCCGACGACGGTGACCTGCACTCGTCCATTACAGCCGATCTAGCCGATAGCGGCGATCGGCTGCGCCCGGCTTCGCCGCCCTGGCGATCACCGCTACGCTGGCCGCGTGAGCCTGCCTGTTGTGTTAATCGCCGACAAACTTGCCCAATCAACGGTCGCCGCCCTGGGAGACCAGGTCGAGGTGCGTTGGGTTGACGGTCCCGACCGGGAGAAGCTGCTGGCTGCGGTGCCCGAGGCCGATGCGCTACTGGTGCGGTCGGCCACCACGGTGGACGCCGAGGTGCTGGCCGCGGCCACGAAGCTGAAGATCGTTGCGCGTGCCGGCGTCGGGCTGGACAACGTCGACGTGGACGCCGCCACCGCCCGCGGCGTGCTGGTGGTCAACGCGCCGACGTCCAACATTCACAGCGCGGCCGAGCATGCGGTGGCGTTGCTGCTGGCCGCCTCCCGGCAGATTCCGGCCGCCGACGCTTCGCTGCGCGAGCGCACCTGGAAACGCTCGTCATTTTCCGGCACCGAGATCTTCGGCAAAACCGTTGGCGTGGTGGGGCTGGGCCGGATCGGGCAGCTGGTCGCCCAGCGGCTCGCGTCCTTCGGCGCCCACGTTGTCGCCTACGACCCGTACGTCTCGCCGGCCCGGGCCGCGCAACTGGGCATCGAACTACTGTCGCTGGACGAACTGTTGGCCCGGGCCGATTTCATCTCGGTGCACCTGCCCAAGACACCCGAGACGGCGGGCTTGATCGACAAGGACGCGCTGGCAAAGACCAAGCCCGGCGTCATCATCGTCAACGCCGCGCGTGGTGGCCTGGTTGACGAGGCCGCGCTGGCCGACGCGATCACCAGCGGACACGTTCGGGCGGCCGGCCTTGATGTGTTCGCCACCGAACCCTGCACCGACAGCCCACTGTTCGAGCTTGCGCAGGTGGTGGTCACACCGCATCTGGGTGCGTCCACCGCGGAGGCGCAGGACCGCGCGGGCACCGACGTCGCCGAGAGTGTGCGGCTGGCCCTGGCGGGCGAGTTCGTGCCCGACGCGGTCAACGTCGGTGGCGGGGTGGTCAACGAGGAGGTGGCGCCGTGGCTGGATTTGGTGCGCAAGCTTGGCGTGCTGGTCGCCGCGCTGTCCGACGAATTGCCGGTGTCGGTGTCGGTGCAGGTGCGCGGTGAGCTCGCTGCCGAAGAGGTCGAGGTGCTGCGTCTTTCGGCGCTGCGCGGACTGTTCTCGGCGGTTATCGAGGACGCGGTGACGTTTGTCAACGCGCCGGCGCTGGCCGTCGAACGAGGGGTTTCCGCCGAGATCACCAAGGCCTCGGAGAGCCCCAACCATCGCAGCGTCGTCGACGTTCGTGGCGTCGGCGCGGACGGTTCGGTTGTGACCGTCTCGGGCACGCTGTACGGACCGCAGCTGACGGAAAAGATCGTGCAGATCAACGGCCGCCACTTTGACCTGCGAGCCGAAGGCATCAACCTGGTAATCAATTACGTCGACCAGCCGGGGGCACTGGGCAAAATCGGTACCTTGCTGGGCGCCGCCGGCGTGAACATTCACGCCGCACAGCTCTCCGAGGACGTCGAGGGCCCAGGAGCGACCGTCCTGCTGCGGCTGGACCGGGATGTGCCCGACGAGGTGCGGTCGACGATCGCGGCGGCGGTGGGCGCCAACAAGCTCAAGGTGGTCGATCTGTCATGAAGCGCGCGAGGACGGCACGCCGGCCCGAATGGCGGGGAGAGTGGCGCCGATGAAGCTGGCGATCGTCGGCGGCGACGGGATCGGCCCGGAGGTGGTGGCCGAAGCGGTCAAAGTGCTCGACGCGGTGTGGCCGGGCGTCCAAAAAACCAGCTACGACCTCGGTGCGCGACGTTTTCACGCTACTGGCGAGGTGCTGCCGGACTCGGTGCTCGCCGAACTGCGCGAGCACGACGCCATCTTGCTCGGGGCGATCGGTGATCCGTCCGTCCCCAGCGGTGTGCTCGAACGAGGTCTGTTGCTGAGACTGCGTTTCGAGCTGGATCATCACATCAATCTGCGGCCGGCCCGGCTGTATCCGGGGGTGAGCAGTCCGCTATCCGGCAACCCCGATATCGACTTCGTGGTGGTCCGCGAGGGCACCGAGGGCCCCTACACCGGCAACGGCGGCGCGATTCGCGTCGGCACGCTCAACGAAGTGGCCA
The nucleotide sequence above comes from Mycobacterium decipiens. Encoded proteins:
- the serA gene encoding phosphoglycerate dehydrogenase, whose product is MSLPVVLIADKLAQSTVAALGDQVEVRWVDGPDREKLLAAVPEADALLVRSATTVDAEVLAAATKLKIVARAGVGLDNVDVDAATARGVLVVNAPTSNIHSAAEHAVALLLAASRQIPAADASLRERTWKRSSFSGTEIFGKTVGVVGLGRIGQLVAQRLASFGAHVVAYDPYVSPARAAQLGIELLSLDELLARADFISVHLPKTPETAGLIDKDALAKTKPGVIIVNAARGGLVDEAALADAITSGHVRAAGLDVFATEPCTDSPLFELAQVVVTPHLGASTAEAQDRAGTDVAESVRLALAGEFVPDAVNVGGGVVNEEVAPWLDLVRKLGVLVAALSDELPVSVSVQVRGELAAEEVEVLRLSALRGLFSAVIEDAVTFVNAPALAVERGVSAEITKASESPNHRSVVDVRGVGADGSVVTVSGTLYGPQLTEKIVQINGRHFDLRAEGINLVINYVDQPGALGKIGTLLGAAGVNIHAAQLSEDVEGPGATVLLRLDRDVPDEVRSTIAAAVGANKLKVVDLS